The following coding sequences are from one Gimesia chilikensis window:
- a CDS encoding DUF1501 domain-containing protein, which translates to MSVQYNPVTRRQLLRSSACGFGALALNGMLSQAGGNTPSPITGNPLAPRQPMFPARAKRIIFIFMQGGPSQVDTFDYKPLLEEKNGEKMEFKNSRSIAKTGTYGKEQIMQSPWKFRQYGESGHWVSDLFPEIGRHVDDLCFIHSMHTNGVAHGPSTLFLHTGTTNLIMPSIGSWITYGLGTENENIPGFITISPSYGNGGPRNYSNAFLPSHYQGTALGRAGQPASEARFNNITNGQVPLRKQRQQLALLQSLNRDQLQSYREDDELAAVVNSFELAFRMQQHAPGLTDLSEESPATLKMYGIGDEATDDFGRQCLLARRMAEAGTRYIQVNYSDNANTPRWDQHSKIQKHEIHARATDKPVAGLIADMKQRGLLEDTLIWWGGEFGRNPFKQGADGRDHNPKGFTHFLCGGGVKPGFTFGATDEFGHEAVENKVHMHDMHATLLHLLGIDHEKLTYRHAGRDFRLTDVEGRIVHDLFA; encoded by the coding sequence ATGTCAGTTCAATATAACCCTGTGACACGACGTCAACTGCTGCGTTCTTCCGCCTGCGGTTTCGGAGCGCTGGCCCTGAACGGAATGCTTTCCCAGGCAGGGGGTAATACACCCAGTCCCATTACCGGCAATCCACTGGCACCCCGGCAGCCGATGTTCCCGGCCCGGGCCAAGCGGATCATCTTCATCTTCATGCAGGGGGGCCCCAGTCAGGTCGATACTTTCGATTACAAACCGCTGCTCGAAGAGAAGAACGGCGAGAAAATGGAATTCAAGAATTCCCGCAGCATCGCCAAGACAGGGACCTACGGCAAAGAGCAGATCATGCAGTCCCCCTGGAAATTCCGTCAGTACGGGGAGAGCGGGCACTGGGTATCCGATCTGTTTCCGGAAATCGGACGTCATGTGGATGACCTCTGCTTCATTCACAGTATGCACACCAATGGTGTCGCCCATGGTCCGAGCACGCTGTTTCTGCACACCGGGACTACGAATCTGATCATGCCTTCGATTGGCTCCTGGATTACTTATGGCCTGGGAACTGAAAACGAAAACATCCCCGGTTTCATTACAATATCACCCTCTTACGGCAATGGTGGCCCGCGCAATTACTCCAACGCATTTCTACCTTCACATTACCAGGGAACGGCACTGGGGAGAGCAGGGCAGCCCGCCAGTGAGGCCCGCTTTAATAATATCACCAATGGTCAGGTTCCACTGAGGAAGCAGCGTCAGCAACTGGCATTACTGCAGTCGCTGAACCGCGACCAGCTGCAGTCCTATCGGGAAGATGATGAACTGGCGGCGGTTGTCAATTCGTTCGAACTCGCGTTCCGCATGCAGCAACATGCTCCGGGACTGACCGATCTGTCTGAGGAATCTCCGGCGACGCTCAAAATGTACGGCATTGGGGATGAAGCGACCGACGACTTTGGACGCCAGTGCCTGCTGGCACGTCGAATGGCAGAGGCGGGGACCCGCTATATTCAGGTCAACTATTCCGACAATGCGAATACACCCCGCTGGGACCAGCACAGTAAAATTCAGAAGCACGAGATCCACGCCCGGGCAACCGACAAGCCGGTCGCGGGGTTGATCGCCGATATGAAACAGCGCGGGCTGCTGGAAGACACTCTGATCTGGTGGGGAGGCGAATTCGGTCGAAACCCATTCAAACAGGGGGCCGATGGTCGCGATCACAATCCGAAAGGTTTTACACACTTCCTGTGTGGCGGCGGTGTCAAACCTGGTTTTACCTTTGGAGCGACCGATGAATTCGGGCATGAAGCGGTCGAGAACAAGGTCCATATGCACGACATGCACGCCACGCTGCTGCACCTGCTGGGGATCGATCATGAAAAGCTGACCTACCGACACGCCGGTCGCGACTTCCGCCTGACCGATGTGGAAGGTCGCATCGTCCACGATCTGTTCGCCTGA
- a CDS encoding DUF1501 domain-containing protein: MAVSMTCDGVKRRDFLKIGTLGFTGLTLSSYLRMVDAGEAKPKQATSAIFIELSGGPSHMDTFDLKPESSSEYRGEFKQIKTNVSGIEISEHLPKLASCMDKYALLRGVSHSVAAHALGREYVNTGSRPLPSLEYPGYGAVFTKEYPGPANLPPYVSIPNSTQKPGFLGVKYAPLNTGATPRPGQPFNVRGISLRSGLTVENIERRETLLRDIDQTFNSLEKNSQLIEGLDRFGQQAHAIITSKRARDAFDISKESPAFTKQFGESSFGQSCLLASRLVESGVRFVTVSMGGWDTHRNNWESLENRLLPPFDEGLSALFNGLAEKGLLETTAVYVTGEFGRTPKINTQRGGRDHYPRCMFMLMAGGMVKGGQVIGKSTANGTEPADAGRSPDDVAASFYHNLGIDFTREYHTNTGRPITIVRDGSVINELFS, encoded by the coding sequence ATGGCCGTATCTATGACATGCGATGGAGTGAAGCGCCGCGACTTTTTGAAAATCGGGACGCTCGGTTTCACCGGGCTGACTCTCTCCTCTTATCTGCGGATGGTGGATGCCGGCGAAGCAAAACCGAAGCAGGCGACTTCCGCCATCTTCATCGAGCTTTCCGGCGGTCCTTCCCACATGGATACTTTCGACCTCAAACCGGAATCATCCAGTGAATACCGGGGCGAATTCAAGCAGATCAAAACGAATGTGAGTGGCATCGAGATCTCCGAGCATCTGCCCAAACTGGCTTCCTGCATGGATAAGTACGCTCTGCTGCGGGGTGTCTCTCACTCCGTTGCCGCGCATGCTTTGGGTCGCGAGTATGTCAACACCGGCAGCCGTCCGCTGCCTTCACTGGAATACCCGGGATATGGTGCGGTCTTCACCAAGGAATATCCAGGACCGGCTAACCTGCCACCTTATGTTTCGATTCCGAACTCCACTCAGAAGCCAGGCTTCCTGGGAGTGAAGTACGCTCCGCTGAATACCGGTGCGACTCCGCGTCCCGGTCAGCCGTTCAACGTGCGTGGCATTTCGCTGCGTTCAGGATTGACCGTCGAAAACATCGAACGCCGCGAGACACTGCTGCGGGATATCGACCAGACTTTCAACAGCCTGGAAAAGAATTCGCAGTTGATCGAAGGTCTGGATCGGTTTGGACAGCAGGCGCATGCCATCATCACTTCCAAGCGTGCCCGTGATGCCTTCGACATTTCGAAAGAATCGCCGGCATTCACGAAACAGTTCGGCGAATCAAGTTTTGGTCAGAGCTGTCTGCTGGCATCGCGGCTGGTGGAATCTGGAGTGCGGTTCGTCACGGTCTCCATGGGGGGCTGGGATACACACCGCAACAACTGGGAAAGCCTGGAAAACCGCCTGCTGCCTCCGTTCGATGAAGGGCTGTCTGCTCTGTTCAACGGACTGGCTGAAAAGGGTCTGCTGGAAACCACTGCAGTGTACGTCACCGGGGAATTCGGACGTACTCCCAAGATCAACACGCAGCGTGGCGGACGGGATCACTACCCCCGTTGTATGTTCATGCTGATGGCAGGTGGCATGGTCAAAGGCGGCCAGGTCATCGGCAAGAGTACCGCCAATGGTACCGAGCCTGCTGACGCCGGTCGGTCTCCCGACGATGTCGCTGCTTCCTTCTACCACAACCTGGGAATTGACTTTACCCGGGAATACCACACGAACACCGGTCGTCCGATCACAATCGTACGCGATGGTTCCGTGATTAACGAACTGTTCAGCTGA
- a CDS encoding DUF1553 domain-containing protein yields the protein MAIAALTFTNLQDLSAEEAPLKDHEVKFFETKIRPVLIKHCYECHAADAKSIRGGLLLDTRAGTLQGGDSGPSVVPGKPEESMLLESLRFESYEMPPSGKLSDEIIQDFETWIKMGAPDPRKGESKVVSQQIDLEQGRQFWSFQPVKQSNPPQVTEQAWKQSPIDAFIRSRQQALQPSELADRTTLVRRLYYDLTGLPPTPAQIDEHLNDTSEDATARLVDQLLDSPHFGERWGRYWLDVARFSQSTGGGRSLLYNSAWRYRNYVIDSFNEDKPFHQFIKEQIAGDLLDTDDFRERQDQLIATAFLLLGPTNYEQQDKEQLRMDVIDEQIQTIGRSFLGMTLGCARCHDHKFDPIPASDYYALAGILRSTRVLTPGNVSGWTKRPLPLPGQQEQARIEYEKALAQLTSEQKASQKELKQLKAELNTITLDDSSATLVGDWKESTFYKDFIGKGYIHDQQQAKGKKLVKFTPRQLKSGRYDVQLAYNSAESRASRVPVTIKTATGQQTVYVNQQLQPTDGTFASLGKFDFRGTEEEEIVVSNEGTDGYVIVDAIRFVSIPVSNSTSESEPEVNPEYEQTLSKIKATQRKIKSIRDEIAERKQNAPPEVPEIMSVYEGEEPGDYHLLIRGNVHQLGKKVPRGFLSVAQTESAPAIPADASGRLQLAEWVASPENPLTARVYANRVWQHLFGAGLVRTVDNFGVRGETPSHPELLDYLAQRLIENGWSTKALIREIVLSRTYRLSSHSTAAQRAADPDNRLLTHQNHRRLDAEAIRDTILFVSGDLDLKQHDQTVRPGTKSEYGYEFKNNYRSVYIPVFRNRLHELLAVFDFPDPNLSVGRRNTSTLSTQALYLMNNPFVMQQAEQIARRVHHDYPADQSARIDALFRIMLGRLPYATEKANAERFLELSQTETASEQIEAWTAFCQTMIACIDFRYIQ from the coding sequence ATGGCTATTGCAGCATTAACATTCACGAACCTGCAGGATCTCTCCGCAGAAGAAGCCCCGCTCAAGGATCATGAGGTTAAATTCTTCGAAACGAAAATTCGACCGGTTCTGATCAAACACTGCTATGAATGTCACGCCGCAGATGCGAAATCGATTCGCGGCGGACTGTTGCTGGACACCCGCGCGGGAACCTTGCAGGGGGGCGATTCTGGCCCTTCTGTTGTCCCCGGGAAACCTGAAGAGAGCATGCTGCTCGAATCACTGCGGTTCGAGAGTTATGAAATGCCTCCGTCGGGAAAGCTCTCCGATGAAATCATTCAGGATTTCGAAACCTGGATCAAAATGGGGGCTCCCGATCCACGCAAAGGCGAAAGCAAGGTTGTCAGCCAGCAGATCGATCTCGAACAGGGTCGGCAGTTCTGGTCCTTCCAGCCTGTAAAGCAATCGAATCCTCCCCAGGTCACAGAACAGGCCTGGAAGCAGAGTCCCATCGATGCTTTCATTCGTTCCAGGCAGCAGGCTTTGCAGCCGTCGGAACTCGCTGATCGAACGACCCTGGTACGCCGCCTGTATTACGACTTAACAGGTCTGCCACCAACTCCCGCCCAGATCGATGAGCACCTGAACGATACCAGCGAGGATGCGACGGCCCGCCTGGTCGACCAACTGTTGGATTCCCCCCACTTTGGCGAACGCTGGGGCCGCTACTGGCTGGACGTGGCGCGTTTCTCTCAGTCAACGGGCGGAGGTCGTTCTCTGCTGTATAACTCCGCCTGGCGATATCGCAACTATGTCATCGACTCTTTCAACGAGGACAAGCCGTTTCATCAGTTCATCAAAGAACAGATCGCAGGCGACCTGCTTGACACAGACGACTTCCGCGAGCGTCAGGACCAACTCATTGCGACCGCTTTTCTGCTGCTGGGACCGACCAATTACGAACAGCAGGATAAAGAACAACTGCGGATGGACGTAATCGATGAGCAGATACAGACCATCGGTCGATCCTTCCTCGGGATGACGCTTGGCTGTGCCCGTTGCCACGACCACAAGTTCGATCCCATTCCCGCTTCCGATTATTACGCCCTGGCCGGCATTCTCCGCAGCACCAGGGTGCTGACCCCCGGTAATGTTTCCGGCTGGACGAAGCGTCCGTTGCCACTACCGGGACAGCAGGAACAGGCGCGAATCGAGTATGAGAAAGCATTGGCACAACTCACGTCTGAGCAGAAGGCCAGCCAGAAAGAATTGAAACAACTGAAGGCGGAACTGAATACGATCACACTCGATGATTCTTCCGCGACTCTGGTAGGAGACTGGAAGGAATCCACCTTCTATAAAGACTTCATCGGCAAAGGCTACATCCACGACCAGCAACAGGCCAAAGGCAAAAAGCTGGTCAAATTCACGCCGCGACAGCTCAAGTCGGGGCGTTACGATGTGCAGCTGGCTTACAACTCAGCGGAGTCCCGCGCTTCGCGTGTGCCCGTCACCATTAAGACCGCAACCGGTCAGCAGACCGTGTATGTCAACCAGCAGTTGCAACCGACGGATGGCACATTCGCCTCCCTGGGTAAGTTTGACTTCCGGGGAACAGAGGAAGAAGAAATCGTTGTCTCGAATGAAGGCACCGATGGCTATGTGATTGTCGATGCGATCCGCTTCGTGTCGATTCCCGTCAGCAACTCTACCAGCGAATCAGAACCGGAAGTCAATCCCGAATACGAGCAGACCTTAAGTAAGATCAAAGCCACACAGCGTAAAATCAAATCCATTCGGGACGAGATTGCCGAACGCAAGCAGAACGCACCTCCGGAAGTGCCGGAAATCATGTCGGTCTACGAAGGGGAGGAGCCTGGGGATTATCATCTGCTGATTCGCGGGAATGTGCATCAACTGGGCAAGAAGGTCCCGCGCGGATTTCTCAGTGTCGCACAGACTGAGTCGGCTCCGGCGATTCCCGCTGATGCCAGTGGACGTCTGCAACTGGCGGAATGGGTTGCCAGCCCGGAGAATCCACTGACCGCCCGCGTGTATGCGAATCGCGTCTGGCAGCATCTGTTCGGTGCCGGACTGGTGCGAACCGTGGATAACTTCGGAGTACGGGGAGAAACACCCTCGCACCCCGAACTGCTCGACTACCTGGCACAGCGTCTGATCGAAAATGGCTGGTCAACCAAGGCCCTGATTCGTGAAATTGTTCTGTCGCGAACCTATCGGCTCTCGAGTCATTCCACGGCTGCACAGCGTGCTGCCGATCCGGACAATCGCCTGCTGACGCATCAGAACCACCGTCGACTGGATGCGGAAGCGATTCGCGACACGATTCTGTTTGTCAGCGGTGACCTCGACCTCAAGCAGCACGATCAGACGGTTCGTCCCGGTACGAAATCAGAATACGGTTACGAGTTCAAGAACAATTACCGCAGTGTCTACATCCCGGTATTCCGCAATCGTCTGCACGAACTGCTGGCAGTGTTTGACTTCCCCGATCCCAATCTTTCCGTAGGTCGTCGGAATACGAGTACTCTGTCCACACAGGCGCTGTATCTGATGAATAACCCCTTCGTGATGCAGCAGGCCGAGCAGATCGCACGGCGCGTGCATCACGACTATCCCGCCGATCAGTCAGCCCGCATCGACGCCTTGTTCCGGATCATGCTGGGACGTCTGCCATACGCAACAGAGAAGGCAAATGCAGAGCGATTCCTGGAACTGTCGCAGACAGAAACCGCTTCGGAACAGATCGAAGCCTGGACCGCCTTCTGTCAGACCATGATTGCCTGTATTGATTTTCGCTACATTCAATAA
- the ccoN gene encoding cytochrome-c oxidase, cbb3-type subunit I, whose protein sequence is MSAETTLENATQDSNLEKFVYDDQIARMFALATLVWGVVAFLVGIVIATELAFPSVNLGLDFITFGRLRPLHTNAAIFAFAGNAIFTAVYYSTQRLCRARMWSDMLSRLHFWGWQLIILAAALTLPLGITQSKEYAELEWPIDLAIAVVWVGFFGVNFFMTLARRRERHMYVALWFYIATIVTVALLHVFNNLVVPIGLFKSYSVYAGVQDAFMQWWYGHNAVAFFLTTPFLGLMYYFLPKAANRPIFSYKLSILHFWSLVFIYIWAGPHHLHYTALPQWASTLGMLFSIMLWMPSWGGMINGLLTLRGAWQKVTSDPVLKFFVVGITFYGMSTFEGPVLSIKSVNALSHYTDWTIAHVHAGALGWNGFMTFGMIYWLLPRLFQTELYSTRLANLHFWLGTVGILLYIFPIYVAGLTQGLMWRAITDTGQLAYPNFVETVRVLIPLYVIRAVGGVVFLAGALLLSYNFFQTWKRRPANYEEVEHYAPALEPHYDDDPAPQSRLSGVLEVAKKLDVFEQLAWHRRWERLPRLMTIWVIISVVAASLFEIIPTFLIRSNVPTIATVTPYTPLELAGRDIYVAEGCYNCHSQMIRPMLAETKRYGEYSKPGEFVYDHPFQWGSRRIGPDLAREGGKQSNLWHLIHFRDPEKMTKGSIMPPYPWLEKRKLNFKTIPDRVWAASYLGAPYDKAALSDSITLAKQQAKAIADDIERQKGPSGLEDKQVVALIAYLQRLGTDLFKTPKSPNPSAEPAPAADNKTAQAEPALTR, encoded by the coding sequence GTGTCGGCTGAAACGACTTTAGAAAACGCCACTCAGGACAGTAATCTGGAAAAGTTTGTTTACGATGACCAGATTGCCCGGATGTTTGCCCTGGCAACACTGGTGTGGGGAGTAGTCGCCTTTCTGGTGGGGATCGTCATTGCGACCGAACTCGCGTTTCCTTCCGTGAACCTGGGGCTGGACTTCATTACTTTTGGCCGCCTGCGACCGCTGCATACGAACGCAGCCATCTTTGCCTTTGCCGGGAACGCCATCTTCACCGCCGTCTATTACTCGACACAGCGTCTGTGCCGGGCTCGGATGTGGAGCGACATGTTGTCGCGTCTGCATTTCTGGGGCTGGCAGTTGATTATCCTGGCAGCCGCACTGACTCTGCCTTTAGGCATCACGCAGAGTAAGGAATACGCCGAGCTGGAATGGCCTATCGACCTGGCGATCGCCGTGGTCTGGGTCGGTTTCTTTGGTGTGAACTTCTTTATGACGCTGGCCCGTCGACGCGAACGACACATGTATGTGGCCCTCTGGTTCTACATCGCCACGATTGTGACCGTCGCGCTACTGCATGTGTTCAACAACCTGGTCGTACCGATTGGCCTGTTCAAGAGCTATTCCGTCTATGCCGGCGTGCAGGATGCTTTCATGCAGTGGTGGTACGGGCATAACGCGGTGGCCTTCTTCCTGACGACGCCGTTCCTGGGTCTGATGTATTACTTTCTGCCCAAGGCGGCAAACCGGCCGATCTTCTCTTATAAGCTAAGTATTCTGCACTTCTGGTCGCTGGTCTTCATTTATATCTGGGCCGGTCCGCACCACCTGCACTACACTGCGCTGCCTCAATGGGCTTCGACCCTGGGCATGCTGTTTTCGATCATGCTCTGGATGCCTTCCTGGGGGGGAATGATCAACGGGCTGCTGACCCTGCGAGGGGCCTGGCAGAAAGTGACGTCGGACCCGGTGCTGAAATTCTTCGTGGTCGGGATCACCTTTTACGGGATGTCGACTTTCGAAGGTCCCGTGCTGTCGATTAAATCGGTGAATGCCCTGTCACACTATACCGACTGGACCATCGCCCACGTGCATGCGGGCGCTTTGGGCTGGAACGGGTTCATGACCTTCGGTATGATTTACTGGCTGCTGCCACGTCTGTTCCAGACCGAGCTCTACAGCACACGACTGGCAAACCTGCATTTCTGGCTGGGAACCGTGGGAATCCTGCTGTATATCTTCCCGATCTATGTTGCCGGGCTGACGCAGGGACTGATGTGGCGGGCCATTACCGATACTGGTCAGCTGGCTTATCCCAACTTCGTGGAAACGGTTCGCGTGCTGATCCCGTTATACGTGATCCGTGCAGTGGGCGGGGTCGTTTTTCTTGCCGGCGCACTGCTGCTGAGCTACAACTTCTTCCAGACATGGAAAAGGCGTCCTGCGAACTACGAAGAGGTTGAACATTACGCTCCCGCGCTGGAACCGCATTACGATGACGATCCGGCTCCTCAGTCTCGCCTGTCGGGTGTGCTGGAAGTCGCCAAGAAGCTGGATGTGTTCGAGCAACTCGCGTGGCACCGTCGCTGGGAACGGCTCCCCCGCCTGATGACCATCTGGGTGATCATCTCTGTAGTGGCTGCATCGCTGTTCGAAATCATTCCGACCTTCCTGATCCGGTCCAACGTGCCGACCATCGCGACAGTGACGCCTTACACACCACTGGAACTGGCCGGACGGGATATCTACGTCGCGGAAGGTTGTTACAACTGTCATTCGCAGATGATTCGTCCCATGCTGGCAGAGACCAAGCGGTATGGTGAATATTCCAAACCGGGTGAATTCGTTTACGACCATCCGTTCCAGTGGGGTTCGCGTCGTATCGGTCCCGACCTGGCACGCGAAGGGGGTAAGCAGTCCAATCTCTGGCATCTGATTCATTTCCGGGATCCGGAAAAGATGACCAAAGGTTCGATCATGCCACCCTATCCCTGGCTGGAAAAACGCAAATTGAACTTCAAGACGATTCCGGACCGCGTCTGGGCCGCTTCCTACCTGGGAGCCCCTTATGACAAAGCCGCCTTGAGCGATTCCATCACGCTGGCCAAGCAACAGGCCAAAGCGATTGCCGACGACATTGAGCGTCAGAAAGGTCCTTCCGGCCTGGAAGACAAACAGGTCGTCGCGCTGATCGCCTACCTGCAGCGTCTGGGAACGGATCTGTTCAAGACTCCGAAATCCCCGAATCCATCCGCTGAACCCGCGCCTGCGGCCGATAATAAGACCGCCCAGGCCGAACCAGCGTTAACGAGGTAA
- a CDS encoding cbb3-type cytochrome c oxidase N-terminal domain-containing protein, translated as MMSEKDQLTTHNYDGIQEYDNPMPGWWVMLFWGCIFFAIPYWLYYESGVPGRSIYDQYKEEVADNLRLQFAEIGELQLNSATVFKYKDDPKWLKVGESVFQMHCVACHAEKAEGKVGPNLTDDYWIHVKEIGDIATVVEKGANGQAMPAWGNRLHPNEIVLVAAYVASLQGSLPEGTGKPPEPNAKKIGPWQAPAAAEEKSDAESAPNADQKVEQDAAEKQP; from the coding sequence ATGATGTCTGAGAAAGACCAGTTAACTACACATAACTACGACGGAATTCAGGAATACGACAACCCGATGCCGGGCTGGTGGGTCATGCTGTTCTGGGGATGCATTTTCTTCGCGATTCCCTACTGGCTCTACTATGAATCCGGCGTTCCCGGGCGGTCGATCTACGATCAGTATAAAGAGGAAGTCGCCGACAACCTGCGGCTGCAGTTCGCAGAAATTGGTGAACTGCAGCTGAATTCGGCGACGGTCTTTAAATACAAGGATGACCCGAAATGGCTCAAGGTGGGCGAAAGTGTGTTTCAGATGCACTGCGTGGCCTGCCATGCAGAAAAAGCTGAGGGGAAGGTCGGACCCAACCTGACCGATGATTACTGGATTCACGTCAAAGAGATCGGTGATATCGCCACGGTCGTCGAAAAGGGGGCCAACGGTCAGGCGATGCCTGCCTGGGGCAATCGCCTGCATCCCAACGAAATCGTTCTGGTGGCCGCCTATGTGGCCAGTCTGCAGGGATCTCTGCCGGAAGGCACCGGGAAGCCACCTGAACCGAATGCCAAAAAAATCGGCCCCTGGCAAGCGCCCGCTGCCGCGGAGGAGAAGTCTGATGCTGAATCTGCACCAAACGCAGATCAAAAGGTGGAGCAGGACGCCGCCGAGAAACAGCCGTAG